One Dokdonia sp. Dokd-P16 genomic window carries:
- a CDS encoding GNAT family N-acetyltransferase, with amino-acid sequence MITLKEMSTPRELKQFVKFPFSLYKNEPKWVPPIVADELDSMDPAKNPVFKNATARYFLAFAKAENGKEEVVGRICAIINAIEIKEQGKPKMRFGWFDAIDDIEVTKALLAKVTEIGKENNLEFIEGPVGFSNMEKAGLLVEGYEYMNTMITWYNFPYYKDHFEQLGFEKAAEWVEFKIQIDPPEAQNPKVKKFADIIAKRYELSPLEFKTSADVKPYVNEMFGLLNKTYDKLSTFVPIQQYQIDHYKEKYIKYIHPDFIKCVQDKDGKLVAFAITMPSFNEALKKANGSLFPFGFYHLLKAKKRNDTAAFYLIGIDPEYQNKGVTAVIFQKMQELFNKRGITQVETNPELEENKAIQQLWKNYEHILHKRRRTYRKDF; translated from the coding sequence ATGATTACTCTTAAGGAAATGTCAACCCCTAGAGAACTTAAACAATTTGTAAAGTTCCCATTTTCCCTATATAAAAATGAACCTAAATGGGTACCTCCTATCGTGGCAGATGAGCTAGATAGTATGGATCCAGCAAAAAATCCAGTTTTCAAAAATGCCACAGCTCGTTACTTTCTTGCTTTCGCGAAAGCGGAAAATGGAAAAGAAGAGGTAGTGGGAAGAATATGTGCAATCATTAATGCCATTGAAATTAAAGAGCAAGGGAAACCGAAAATGCGTTTTGGATGGTTTGACGCTATTGATGATATCGAAGTAACCAAGGCACTGCTTGCTAAGGTTACCGAAATAGGAAAAGAGAATAATCTCGAGTTTATAGAAGGTCCGGTAGGATTTTCTAATATGGAAAAAGCAGGATTACTTGTAGAAGGTTATGAGTATATGAATACCATGATTACTTGGTATAACTTCCCATACTACAAAGATCACTTTGAACAACTAGGCTTTGAAAAAGCTGCCGAATGGGTAGAGTTTAAAATACAAATTGATCCGCCAGAAGCACAAAATCCAAAGGTTAAGAAGTTTGCAGATATCATTGCAAAGAGATATGAGCTTAGTCCGTTAGAGTTTAAAACCTCTGCAGATGTAAAGCCTTATGTAAATGAGATGTTTGGCTTGCTTAACAAAACTTATGACAAGCTAAGTACGTTTGTTCCCATACAGCAGTACCAGATTGATCATTATAAGGAAAAGTACATCAAGTACATACATCCTGATTTTATTAAGTGTGTGCAAGATAAAGATGGAAAACTAGTTGCATTTGCGATCACTATGCCCTCTTTTAATGAAGCACTTAAGAAGGCTAATGGAAGTTTATTTCCTTTTGGTTTTTATCACTTGCTTAAAGCGAAAAAACGAAATGACACTGCTGCGTTCTATCTCATAGGTATTGATCCAGAATATCAAAACAAAGGAGTTACTGCGGTAATCTTCCAAAAAATGCAAGAGCTTTTCAATAAGCGAGGGATTACTCAAGTAGAGACAAATCCTGAGCTAGAGGAAAACAAAGCAATACAGCAGCTGTGGAAAAACTACGAACATATTCTCCATAAACGTAGAAGAACTTATAGAAAAGACTTCTAG
- a CDS encoding nuclear transport factor 2 family protein produces the protein MNHNTLIETFYKAFTNGDAAGMTECYHDDIIFSDPAFGTLHGKKAKAMWHMLIERGKGANKVSYSNIKTTATTGSAQWTARYPYGPKKRPVVNHVTANFTFKDGKIIEHHDTFDMYSWTKQALGAPGFLLGWSGFMRNSIQKKTNEMLKKYMEINPQ, from the coding sequence GTGAACCACAACACTCTTATTGAAACATTTTACAAAGCGTTTACTAATGGAGATGCTGCAGGAATGACCGAATGCTATCATGATGACATTATTTTTTCTGATCCTGCGTTTGGAACCTTACATGGAAAAAAAGCAAAAGCCATGTGGCACATGCTTATCGAGCGTGGAAAAGGAGCCAATAAAGTGAGCTATAGTAACATTAAAACCACAGCCACCACTGGAAGTGCGCAGTGGACAGCCCGTTATCCATACGGACCAAAAAAACGTCCCGTTGTAAATCATGTGACTGCAAATTTTACATTTAAGGATGGTAAAATCATAGAACATCACGATACTTTTGATATGTATAGCTGGACTAAACAAGCACTAGGCGCACCAGGTTTCTTGTTAGGATGGTCAGGATTTATGCGTAACTCGATTCAAAAAAAGACGAATGAGATGCTCAAAAAATACATGGAGATAAATCCGCAATAA
- the gap gene encoding type I glyceraldehyde-3-phosphate dehydrogenase, producing MANLKLGINGFGRIGRIVFRATVKRDNVDVVAINDLLDVEHLAYLLKYDSVHGRFDGTIEVKDGHLVVNGKTIRITAERDPKNLKWDEVDTDVVAECTGIFTTLDTADYHIQAGAKKVVISAPSKDAPMFVMGVNDEKLTADHKIVSNASCTTNCLAPLAKIVEDNWGLEEGLMTTIHATTATQLTVDGPSKKDYRGGRSALVNIVPASTGAAKAVGKVFPAVDGKLTGMAFRVPTADVSVVDLTVRTKKETSLEEIKAAFKKASEGSMKGILGYTEEGVVSQDFVSDDRTSIFDADASIELNSKFFKLVSWYDNEFGYSNKLVDLAEKINGL from the coding sequence ATGGCAAACTTGAAATTAGGAATAAACGGTTTTGGACGTATAGGACGTATTGTTTTTAGAGCAACTGTAAAGCGTGATAATGTAGATGTAGTCGCAATAAACGATCTTCTAGATGTAGAACACCTTGCATATCTTTTAAAGTATGATTCTGTACACGGTCGTTTTGATGGAACCATTGAAGTAAAAGATGGTCACCTAGTAGTAAACGGTAAAACGATACGTATTACTGCAGAGCGTGATCCTAAAAATCTTAAATGGGATGAAGTAGATACAGATGTTGTAGCAGAGTGTACAGGTATTTTTACAACACTTGATACTGCAGATTATCATATCCAAGCTGGAGCAAAAAAAGTAGTAATCTCTGCACCTTCTAAAGATGCACCTATGTTTGTAATGGGTGTAAACGATGAGAAATTAACAGCAGATCACAAGATAGTATCTAATGCTTCTTGTACAACTAACTGTCTTGCACCACTTGCAAAAATAGTAGAAGATAACTGGGGTCTTGAAGAAGGTCTTATGACTACAATCCACGCAACTACAGCAACACAACTTACAGTAGATGGTCCTTCTAAAAAGGATTACCGTGGAGGTCGTAGTGCACTTGTAAATATTGTGCCAGCTTCTACAGGAGCAGCAAAAGCAGTAGGGAAAGTATTTCCTGCGGTAGACGGTAAACTTACGGGTATGGCGTTTAGAGTTCCTACAGCAGATGTATCTGTGGTAGATCTTACAGTACGTACTAAAAAGGAAACTAGTTTAGAAGAAATCAAAGCAGCTTTCAAAAAAGCATCTGAAGGTTCTATGAAAGGGATCTTAGGATATACAGAAGAAGGAGTTGTATCTCAAGATTTTGTAAGCGATGATCGCACAAGTATTTTTGATGCAGATGCTTCTATTGAGCTTAACTCAAAGTTCTTTAAGCTAGTATCATGGTATGATAATGAGTTTGGTTACTCAAACAAACTAGTAGACCTAGCAGAAAAAATTAACGGACTATAA
- a CDS encoding transporter, translating to MNRNNSPYKLKKKINSPIFDLLTYKPMHTLRFLTSIFIYFAVVASATAQYTETINSNRPGESQGAFSVGTRVLQVETGFDIGNDTHSLLQTDTDIIGYNLNLRYGLFFENLELNGLMRYQRNEVSFTSGSAPLDPISGLETVQIGAKYLVYDPYKYAQDEVNLYSYHANNRFKWKTLIPAVSVYAAGVFDFTNSQFNTVREDGISPNIALLLQHNWGRWVWVNNIILDRVGTEFPTNSWITTLTHSFNEKFAGFAEYQLISGDLYADYIVRAGAAYLITKDLQVDLGGLVNFKDTPTRWNVSAGVSYRLDLHEKDEIIEDKNAADDKNSSSKRQAKRINKKKRKDAVDPDGQSNDTN from the coding sequence ATGAATCGCAACAATAGCCCGTATAAGCTTAAAAAAAAGATAAATTCTCCTATATTTGATTTACTAACCTACAAACCTATGCATACGTTGCGTTTTTTAACCTCAATCTTCATATACTTTGCAGTCGTTGCCTCGGCTACAGCTCAATATACTGAGACTATTAATTCAAATAGGCCTGGAGAATCGCAAGGCGCTTTTAGCGTAGGCACTCGAGTTTTACAAGTAGAGACAGGTTTTGATATAGGTAACGACACTCACTCTTTATTACAAACAGACACAGACATAATAGGCTATAATCTTAATTTGAGATATGGTTTGTTTTTTGAAAATCTGGAATTAAACGGGCTTATGCGTTATCAACGTAACGAGGTTTCCTTTACTTCTGGATCTGCTCCATTAGACCCTATTTCTGGATTAGAAACGGTACAAATAGGAGCAAAATATTTAGTCTATGATCCTTATAAATACGCTCAAGACGAGGTAAATCTATACAGTTACCATGCAAATAACCGCTTTAAGTGGAAAACATTAATTCCAGCAGTAAGTGTTTATGCAGCCGGTGTTTTTGACTTTACAAATAGCCAGTTCAATACAGTAAGAGAGGACGGAATTAGTCCTAATATCGCTTTACTATTACAGCACAACTGGGGTCGTTGGGTATGGGTAAATAATATCATTTTAGACAGAGTAGGCACTGAATTTCCTACAAACTCATGGATTACTACGCTTACACACTCCTTCAATGAGAAGTTTGCTGGTTTTGCAGAGTACCAACTTATAAGTGGCGATTTATATGCCGATTATATTGTGAGAGCTGGAGCTGCATATTTAATTACAAAGGATTTACAAGTTGACTTAGGCGGTCTTGTAAATTTTAAGGACACACCAACTCGATGGAACGTTTCGGCAGGAGTATCATACCGATTAGACCTACACGAGAAAGACGAAATTATAGAAGATAAAAATGCGGCTGATGATAAGAACAGTTCATCTAAAAGACAAGCAAAGCGCATAAATAAAAAGAAACGTAAGGATGCTGTAGATCCAGATGGTCAAAGCAACGATACAAACTAA
- the pfkA gene encoding 6-phosphofructokinase: MTKKINKIAVMTSGGDAPGMNAAVRSVVRTCAYHNIDCVGIYRGYDGMIEGDFIPLDARSVRGIINKGGTFLKSARCQRFRTEDGRQIAHNEMVKAGIDALVVIGGDGTFTGALHFSEEFDFPVIGIPGTIDNDISGTDRTLGYDTALNTAVEAIDKIRDTAHSHDRLFFVEVMGRDVGHIALNAGVGAGAEEILIPEENMGIERLVESLQRSKISGKSSSIVVVAEGDKIGKSVFELKDYVDENMEGYDVRVSVLGHMQRGGSPTCYDRVLASRMGVKAVESLLEGKSNFMVGTIHDMMELTPLDEAIKGKSKINKELIRVSEIMTT, encoded by the coding sequence ATGACAAAAAAAATAAACAAAATCGCAGTGATGACCTCTGGAGGAGATGCTCCAGGGATGAATGCTGCTGTGCGTTCTGTAGTACGTACTTGTGCCTACCATAATATAGATTGTGTGGGTATCTACAGAGGTTATGATGGAATGATTGAAGGTGACTTTATTCCTCTCGATGCAAGAAGCGTACGAGGAATCATTAATAAAGGAGGAACCTTTTTAAAGTCTGCAAGATGTCAACGCTTCAGAACAGAAGATGGAAGGCAGATTGCACACAACGAGATGGTAAAAGCCGGTATAGATGCACTTGTTGTTATAGGCGGTGATGGAACGTTTACAGGAGCACTTCACTTTAGTGAAGAGTTTGATTTTCCAGTAATAGGAATCCCAGGGACTATAGATAATGATATATCTGGTACAGATCGTACTCTTGGCTATGATACGGCACTTAATACAGCAGTAGAGGCGATTGATAAAATACGTGATACTGCACACTCACACGACAGACTTTTCTTTGTAGAAGTAATGGGACGTGATGTAGGCCATATTGCTCTTAACGCTGGTGTAGGAGCAGGAGCAGAAGAAATTTTAATCCCAGAAGAAAATATGGGGATTGAAAGACTGGTAGAATCTTTACAGCGTTCTAAAATATCAGGAAAATCTTCAAGTATCGTAGTAGTTGCCGAAGGCGATAAAATAGGGAAGTCTGTTTTTGAGCTTAAAGACTATGTAGACGAGAATATGGAAGGATATGATGTAAGAGTATCTGTGCTAGGACATATGCAGCGTGGAGGCTCTCCTACGTGTTATGATCGTGTTCTTGCAAGTAGAATGGGAGTAAAAGCAGTAGAGTCGCTTCTAGAAGGTAAAAGTAACTTTATGGTGGGTACTATCCATGATATGATGGAGCTTACGCCACTTGATGAAGCAATAAAAGGAAAAAGTAAAATAAATAAAGAATTAATCCGTGTGTCAGAAATAATGACCACATAA
- a CDS encoding DUF4834 domain-containing protein encodes MLLVAEIPSFLKTLAIILMVYFGLRFLGKLLWPYLVKYITKKAGQKMENAFKGFQQQAQQTQRPTAQTKDVPKKASKVVGEYVDYEEID; translated from the coding sequence ATGCTCTTAGTTGCAGAAATTCCTAGTTTCCTAAAAACCTTAGCCATTATATTGATGGTGTATTTTGGGTTGCGCTTCTTAGGTAAATTACTTTGGCCTTATCTCGTAAAATATATTACAAAAAAAGCGGGGCAGAAGATGGAAAACGCCTTTAAAGGTTTCCAGCAGCAAGCACAACAAACACAACGACCTACAGCTCAAACTAAAGATGTGCCTAAAAAGGCTTCAAAAGTGGTAGGTGAGTATGTAGACTATGAAGAAATAGACTAA
- a CDS encoding hydroxymethylglutaryl-CoA lyase: MNENVKIIECPRDAMQGIKDWIPTESKVQYIQSLLRCGFDTIDVGSFVSPKAIPQMQDSAEVLHSLDLSKTDSKLLSIVANLRGAQDAVQHEMVDYLGYPFSISENFQMRNTHKTIAQSVDLLKDIIELASSKNKELVVYISMGFGNPYGDPWNVDIVGEWAEKLSSMGVKILSLSDTVGTSDAETIDYLFSNLIKRYPEVEFGAHLHTTPTTWHEKVDAAYKAGCRRFDGAIQGFGGCPMAADDLTGNMPTEKLVSYFASVKANDNVNAMSFESSYNEALKIFQKYH; this comes from the coding sequence GTGAATGAGAATGTAAAAATTATTGAGTGTCCTCGTGACGCGATGCAAGGTATAAAAGACTGGATTCCTACGGAGTCTAAGGTTCAATATATTCAATCATTATTACGCTGTGGTTTTGACACCATAGACGTAGGTAGTTTTGTGTCGCCTAAGGCGATACCTCAAATGCAGGACTCTGCAGAGGTATTACACAGTCTTGACCTATCAAAAACAGATAGTAAGTTACTTTCTATTGTAGCAAACTTGCGTGGTGCGCAAGATGCGGTACAGCATGAAATGGTAGATTATCTAGGTTATCCATTTTCTATCTCAGAGAACTTCCAGATGCGTAACACGCATAAAACAATCGCACAATCTGTAGATTTATTGAAAGATATTATAGAGCTCGCTTCTTCTAAGAATAAAGAGCTCGTTGTCTATATTTCTATGGGATTTGGTAATCCTTATGGAGATCCATGGAATGTGGATATCGTAGGGGAGTGGGCAGAGAAGCTCAGCAGTATGGGAGTAAAAATACTTTCACTATCAGATACTGTTGGTACCTCAGATGCAGAGACGATTGATTATCTTTTTTCTAATCTCATTAAGCGTTATCCAGAAGTAGAATTTGGCGCTCATCTTCATACAACGCCAACAACTTGGCATGAGAAAGTTGATGCCGCTTATAAAGCTGGTTGTCGCAGATTTGATGGTGCAATTCAAGGTTTTGGAGGTTGCCCTATGGCAGCAGATGATCTTACGGGTAACATGCCTACAGAGAAACTCGTTTCATATTTTGCCTCTGTAAAGGCAAATGATAACGTGAATGCAATGAGTTTTGAAAGTAGCTACAACGAAGCTTTAAAAATCTTTCAGAAGTACCACTAA
- a CDS encoding B12-binding domain-containing radical SAM protein → MKDILLITPPFTQLNTPYPATAYIKGFLNTKDISSFQMDLGIEVILQLFSAKEFTRLFEIAHEHDTIVSDNCKRIYAMRDTYIKLLDEVVSFLQGHNQTIARQICTGNFLPRASRFDQLDDMEWAFGEMGMQDKAKHLATLFLEDLSDFIVECIDPNFGFSRYAERLGQSANSFDELYTSLQDDLTIVDEITIEILEARFRESVPKLILLSVPFPGNLYSAFRCGQWIKEHYPSVKVAMGGGFPNTELRELKDTRVFEFIDYITLDDGELPVELLVEDVVQNVENPTYKRTFILENGEVVYKNNTLRQDYKQAYLGTPDYSDLLLDQYVSVIEIANPMHSLWSDGRWNKLTMAHGCYWGKCTFCDISLDYIKIYEPIAASILVDRMEALVAQTGETGFHFVDEAAPPALMKALALEIIKRELVVTWWTNIRFEKNFTKDLCRLLKASGCIAVSGGLEVASDRLLKLIDKGVTVAQVAQVTLNFTEADIMVHSYLMYGYPTQTEQETIDSLEMVRQLFELGIIQSGFWHQFALTTHSPVGKDPESYGVTPHYNEITFANNDVDFSDSTGIDHSKFSYGLKKSLFNYMHGIGFDEGLQEWFDFEVPRTIIHPHVIEDSLQDELQLSTKSTSRILWLGFAPTQRTFKKKKRELTELTFHDQTGTTQITVDTQDALWLIDMLEIASPNQDKLPTYAALKTSYEETQENFELFWYSKAMLSLREAGLLVI, encoded by the coding sequence TTGAAAGATATTTTACTCATCACTCCGCCATTTACGCAACTCAACACCCCTTATCCTGCTACGGCATATATTAAAGGGTTTTTAAACACTAAGGATATCTCATCATTCCAGATGGATCTTGGTATAGAGGTGATTTTGCAACTATTTTCGGCAAAGGAATTTACAAGGCTGTTTGAGATTGCTCACGAGCATGACACGATTGTTTCAGATAATTGCAAGCGTATCTACGCTATGCGAGATACATATATAAAGCTACTTGATGAGGTTGTTTCCTTTTTACAAGGACATAATCAAACCATCGCTAGGCAAATATGCACGGGCAACTTCTTACCACGTGCTTCTCGATTTGATCAGCTAGATGATATGGAGTGGGCTTTTGGTGAGATGGGAATGCAAGACAAAGCAAAACACCTTGCCACACTTTTTCTAGAAGATCTCTCAGATTTTATTGTGGAGTGTATTGATCCTAATTTTGGGTTTAGTCGCTATGCAGAGCGTTTGGGTCAGAGTGCAAACTCTTTTGATGAATTATATACCTCGCTACAAGATGACCTCACTATTGTAGATGAGATTACTATAGAGATTTTAGAAGCACGCTTTCGCGAAAGCGTACCAAAACTAATATTACTGTCGGTTCCATTTCCAGGAAATCTATACAGCGCTTTTAGATGTGGGCAGTGGATTAAAGAACACTATCCATCAGTCAAAGTGGCTATGGGAGGTGGTTTCCCTAATACAGAATTACGAGAATTAAAAGACACAAGAGTCTTTGAATTTATAGATTACATCACCTTAGATGATGGCGAACTTCCAGTAGAACTTCTTGTAGAAGATGTTGTTCAAAACGTTGAAAACCCTACCTATAAGCGCACATTCATTCTAGAAAATGGTGAAGTTGTTTACAAGAATAACACGCTCCGTCAAGATTATAAACAAGCATATCTCGGCACTCCCGACTATTCAGATTTATTGCTTGATCAGTATGTCTCTGTGATTGAGATTGCAAATCCTATGCACAGTTTGTGGAGTGATGGACGCTGGAACAAACTAACCATGGCGCATGGTTGCTATTGGGGTAAATGTACCTTTTGTGATATTTCGTTAGATTATATAAAAATTTACGAGCCCATCGCTGCGAGTATTCTCGTAGATCGTATGGAAGCGCTTGTAGCACAAACAGGAGAAACTGGTTTCCACTTTGTGGATGAAGCCGCACCACCAGCATTAATGAAAGCCCTTGCGCTAGAAATAATCAAACGTGAACTGGTGGTCACCTGGTGGACAAACATCAGGTTTGAAAAAAACTTCACTAAAGACTTATGTAGACTCCTTAAAGCCTCTGGTTGTATTGCCGTTTCTGGCGGACTGGAAGTCGCTTCAGATAGACTATTAAAACTTATCGATAAAGGAGTAACTGTTGCACAAGTTGCTCAAGTCACACTCAACTTTACAGAGGCAGATATTATGGTGCACTCCTACTTGATGTATGGGTATCCTACTCAAACCGAGCAAGAAACGATAGATAGTCTTGAGATGGTGCGCCAGCTTTTTGAGTTAGGCATTATACAATCAGGATTCTGGCACCAATTTGCACTTACCACACACAGCCCTGTAGGCAAAGACCCGGAGAGCTACGGAGTAACTCCACATTACAATGAGATTACCTTTGCAAATAATGATGTGGACTTTAGTGATAGCACAGGAATAGACCATAGCAAATTCAGTTACGGACTTAAGAAATCACTATTCAATTACATGCACGGTATTGGATTTGATGAAGGCTTGCAAGAATGGTTTGACTTTGAGGTTCCTCGCACAATCATACACCCGCATGTGATAGAAGATAGCCTTCAAGACGAATTGCAGTTAAGCACAAAATCTACCTCTAGAATTCTCTGGCTTGGTTTTGCTCCCACGCAGAGAACATTTAAGAAGAAAAAACGCGAACTCACAGAACTTACATTTCACGATCAAACAGGAACTACACAAATTACGGTAGATACTCAGGATGCACTTTGGCTAATTGATATGCTAGAAATCGCGAGCCCAAATCAAGATAAGTTACCGACTTACGCAGCACTCAAGACTTCATATGAGGAAACGCAAGAAAATTTTGAGTTATTCTGGTATTCGAAGGCTATGCTAAGTCTGCGAGAAGCAGGACTCCTCGTCATATAA
- a CDS encoding NAD(P)/FAD-dependent oxidoreductase — protein MSTLVQINVLPHQAEDDDYIAEVAFKKARLRADDVREWDIRKRSIDARKSPVKVSLQIEFWKNGEERPQIPPFVPQDVSNAKEIAIIGAGPAGLYAALRAVEGGLKPIVFERGKDVRARRRDLAAINKEHIVNPDSNYCFGEGGAGTYSDGKLYTRSKKRGNVLKALEWFVHFGAVEDILVDAHPHIGTNKLPKIITAMREAIIQYGGEVRFDTKLTDLKIEDSAITAIQVNDTDWLNFDNVILATGHSARDIFYLLHKRNIKIEAKPFAIGVRIEHQQELIDDIQYHSDGDNPYLPPASYSLVQQVDGLGVYSFCMCPGGIIAPCATDQEEIVTNGWSPSKRDNPYANSGIVVSVTPEDLPNYIEGNPFVCLDFQKSVERACWEAAGKTQAAPAQRMRDFIDGRVSKDFPKTSYQPGIVAVDLNKVLPDLIAKRLKKAFLGFGRKMQGYLTNDAVIHAPESRTSSPVSIPRDWETLEHIEIKGLYPCGEGAGYAGGIISAAIDGINCVDKIVAKQEAQ, from the coding sequence ATGTCTACACTTGTTCAAATAAACGTACTCCCACACCAAGCAGAAGATGATGATTACATCGCAGAAGTTGCCTTTAAAAAAGCGCGACTCAGAGCAGATGATGTAAGAGAATGGGATATACGTAAGCGTTCTATAGATGCTCGCAAATCTCCAGTGAAAGTCTCCCTACAAATAGAATTCTGGAAAAATGGTGAGGAGCGACCACAAATTCCTCCTTTTGTACCTCAAGACGTTTCAAATGCAAAGGAAATCGCAATTATAGGTGCTGGTCCCGCAGGATTATATGCTGCGCTACGTGCCGTAGAAGGTGGATTAAAACCTATCGTATTTGAGCGAGGAAAAGATGTACGTGCAAGAAGACGCGATCTAGCAGCTATCAATAAGGAACATATTGTAAATCCAGATTCCAACTATTGTTTTGGAGAAGGAGGAGCAGGAACATATTCTGATGGAAAATTATATACACGTTCAAAAAAACGGGGTAACGTACTAAAAGCACTTGAGTGGTTTGTACATTTTGGTGCAGTGGAAGATATCTTAGTAGACGCGCATCCACATATAGGGACTAATAAATTACCTAAAATCATTACTGCGATGCGTGAAGCCATCATCCAGTATGGTGGAGAGGTGAGATTTGATACTAAACTTACAGATCTCAAAATTGAAGATAGTGCCATTACAGCAATACAAGTTAATGATACCGATTGGCTCAATTTTGATAATGTAATTCTTGCGACCGGTCATTCTGCACGAGATATATTTTACTTACTTCATAAACGTAACATTAAAATAGAGGCAAAGCCGTTTGCTATAGGTGTTCGCATTGAGCACCAGCAGGAGCTTATAGATGATATACAGTATCACTCAGATGGAGATAACCCATATTTACCACCAGCTTCTTATAGCCTAGTACAGCAGGTTGATGGACTAGGAGTGTACTCTTTCTGTATGTGTCCTGGCGGAATTATAGCACCTTGTGCTACAGATCAAGAAGAGATTGTAACTAATGGATGGAGCCCGTCAAAACGTGATAATCCATATGCAAACTCAGGAATTGTGGTAAGTGTAACTCCAGAAGATTTACCTAATTATATAGAAGGAAATCCTTTTGTGTGTTTAGATTTTCAAAAGTCGGTAGAGCGTGCATGTTGGGAGGCGGCAGGAAAAACACAAGCTGCTCCTGCACAACGTATGCGTGATTTTATAGATGGTCGTGTGTCAAAAGACTTTCCTAAAACCTCCTACCAACCAGGAATTGTAGCGGTAGATCTCAATAAGGTCTTACCAGATTTAATTGCAAAACGATTAAAGAAAGCGTTCTTAGGTTTTGGACGCAAGATGCAAGGCTACCTCACTAATGATGCAGTCATACACGCTCCTGAGAGTCGTACATCATCTCCAGTTTCTATTCCTCGAGATTGGGAAACACTTGAGCATATAGAGATTAAAGGATTATATCCATGTGGTGAAGGTGCTGGATATGCTGGAGGGATTATATCTGCTGCGATAGACGGCATAAACTGTGTAGATAAAATTGTTGCAAAACAAGAAGCGCAGTAG
- a CDS encoding N-acetylglucosamine kinase, with product MILVVDSGSTKTDWIALSDDGKHLFQTQTLGLNPQVLSQEILRERIVNNFELYKDRKKVKGLYFYGAGCGTTKPRELIREVFDEIFKEADEIVIKEDTYAALYATATEGEKSVVCILGTGSNCSYFDGNDIIQKVVSLGYVLMDDASGNYYGAELIRDYKFGKMPKYLSEKFETEYDLTSENIKNHLYKNPNPNTYLATFARFLIENKDEDYCQGVIKRGLSLFIEHQVVLQFPNAKDIPIHFVGSIGFYLQAELKEVLKGFGLTPGKILKRPIDGLVAHHKQHILEA from the coding sequence ATGATCTTAGTAGTAGATAGCGGATCCACAAAAACAGATTGGATCGCACTTTCTGATGATGGTAAACACCTCTTCCAGACTCAAACATTGGGCTTAAATCCGCAGGTATTATCACAAGAAATTTTACGTGAACGCATCGTAAATAACTTTGAACTATATAAGGATCGAAAAAAAGTAAAAGGACTTTACTTTTATGGAGCAGGTTGTGGAACTACAAAACCTCGCGAACTTATAAGAGAGGTATTTGATGAGATATTTAAGGAAGCAGATGAGATTGTAATTAAGGAAGATACATATGCTGCACTATATGCAACTGCTACAGAAGGTGAGAAGAGTGTCGTTTGTATACTAGGTACTGGTTCTAACTGTAGTTACTTTGATGGTAATGATATCATTCAAAAAGTAGTGTCACTGGGTTATGTATTAATGGATGACGCTAGTGGTAATTACTATGGAGCAGAACTCATAAGAGACTATAAGTTTGGAAAAATGCCTAAATATTTATCAGAGAAGTTTGAGACAGAATATGACCTTACCTCAGAAAATATTAAGAATCATTTATATAAAAACCCTAACCCTAATACGTATCTAGCAACTTTTGCTCGTTTTCTTATTGAAAATAAGGACGAGGATTATTGCCAAGGTGTAATAAAGAGAGGACTCTCTCTCTTTATAGAACATCAAGTAGTGCTTCAATTTCCAAATGCAAAGGATATACCAATTCACTTTGTAGGCTCTATAGGTTTCTATTTACAAGCAGAATTAAAAGAAGTGCTTAAAGGTTTTGGATTAACACCTGGTAAAATTTTAAAAAGACCTATTGATGGTTTAGTCGCTCACCACAAGCAGCACATTTTAGAAGCTTAA